One window from the genome of Hyperolius riggenbachi isolate aHypRig1 chromosome 6, aHypRig1.pri, whole genome shotgun sequence encodes:
- the LOC137523132 gene encoding uncharacterized protein gives MIVEIEAAIGFLMQLMGKKKRLSEDKLFELGSTMAHLLFNRYVEHWYPTEPHRGQAYRCIRINPSQPVDETLLAACTLCDIDYKKLPLPEELTVWIDPFEVCARFSEKTNFFRIAVFPHSTHLDNEVTCTDEVVASPEFVDDQSDFPDEGTYIVCEAVSDEEPPFVYEESDEEIALATPPDYVDEDPSSHNMPVVIATFPRSLEEPVFSDEEPAIVATIPSVVVEESVFSDEEPAVVAVLSGFDEEPVASDEPAIVATVPSVFEEPVFSDDEPAVVATIPSVLENKQAEETNLPAEELSSETELLSLVEKEMAEETRLLPIRELAMTLISSHVEKEFVDVDKCSDYSSDWSSGSHSGNSSDDDNPTHKLVEEKFLEEILLNCKQIEAISSDSSSNAETAVSEFSSDDCETNGSDADSA, from the exons ATGATTGTGGAAATCGAGGCTGCTATTGGCTTTCTTATGCAACTTATGGGCAAGAAGAAGCGTCTGAGTGAGGACAAGCTGTTTGAGCTGGGCAGCACCATGGCCCATCTTCTGTTTAACCGCTATGTGGAGCACTGGTACCCAACCGAGCCCCACCGGGGTCAGGCCTACAG ATGCATCCGTATCAATCCCTCGCAGCCTGTAGACGAGACCTTGCTTGCGGCTTGCACACTCTGTGACATTGACTACAAAAAACTTCCACTCCCAGAAGAACTGACCGTTTGGATCGACCCCTTTGAAGTTTGTGCAAG GTTTTCTGAGAAGACCAACTTCTTCCGAATAGCTGTATTTCCACATTCTACTCATCTGGATAACGAAGTGACTTGTACAGATGAAGTGGTGGCCTCTCCAGAATTTGTGGATGATCAATCTGATTTTCCAGATGAAGGAACCTACATTGTATGTGAGGCAGTGTCAGATGAAGAACCACCCTTTGTGTATGAGGAGTCAGATGAAGAAATAGCGTTGGCTACTCCTCCAGATTATGTGGATGAAGATCCATCTTCACATAACATGCCAGTTGTTATAGCTACATTTCCTAGATCTCTGGAGGAACCAGTCTTTTCAGATGAAGAACCAGCCATAGTAGCTACTATTCCATCGGTTGTGGTGGAGGAATCGGTCTTTTCAGACGAAGAACCAGCTGTAGTAGCTGTTCTATCAGGTTTTGATGAGGAACCAGTAGCTTCAGATGAACCAGCCATAGTGGCTACTGTTCCATCTGTTTTTGAGGAACCAGTTTTTTCAGATGATGAACCGGCTGTAGTAGCTACTATTCCATCAGTTTTGGAGAACAAACAAGCTGAAGAAACTAATCTCCCTGCTGAGGAACTATCCAGTGAAACAGAACTCTTATCTCTTGTGGAGAAAGAAATGGCTGAAGAAACTAGACTCTTACCTATTCGTGAACTGGCAATGACACTAATTTCATCACATGTGGAGAAGGAGTTTGTTGATGTTGACAAGTGTTCCGACTATTCCTCAGACTGGTCTTCAGGGTCACATTCTGGTAACTCGTCAGATGATGACAATCCGACTCATAAGCTGGTAGAAGAGAAGTTTCTAGAAGAGATTCTACTAAACTGTAAACAGATTGAAGCCATCAGTTCTGATTCATCTTCAAatgctgagactgcagtaagtgaGTTTTCTTCAGATGACTGTGAAACAAACGGCTCCGATGCAGACTCGGCCTAA